The Pontibacillus halophilus JSM 076056 = DSM 19796 genome includes a region encoding these proteins:
- a CDS encoding DEAD/DEAH box helicase has product MIDLTAPEVLELSGWTVYKRGESYYDAGAVTRYSRYTTSDQLHTRIFAEVAGSPNQYEVQLTFANQSGAYMHGQCTCPAFQEGMSVCKHMVAALLETIKRYTDNQTPGARRATLKGNEPSQQELQKASTFVDTLLEQVTESENNYVQEETEPLHLQFELEGVFTRFSKPSDLELSIKAGTSKLYVVKDPAQFVDAWYNGEPLYFTSKFTYEPDTQLINEDDARVLEFLYPIIKSQQYFSESDLYLRSAKKNIQLPNHFLSQLFPLLEECDSVVLKGQMEDVPLHIEQNHFPESFRLASDNRHYSLTIVDNGFLSEQIADTPYFVKKNQLYKVSRDIAQSVIPLYNHLAEQPERTQVLEQDHVEQLAGTVFPVLEEHELLVIEDDITSNLKRYECEPKLHLQEEDHVLMANLTFHYGEEVIDPFRPSQRQSNQVITRNMKVERQLMDLITQANFHWNGSVLSLRGSEDLGRFFYVILPELEKQAEITMSDGVQDMYGELPEEVPLALDVDENYGWFEVRFPTEDLSDDQITSLFQSLKERASYHQLDNGRVVDLNEDNWEHIRKLFDQLDLDPEAFEGGVMHLPKYRALQVDTSAGVQQSEAFMKLIEAVKHPETLQEEPPEALQATMRDYQLRGFQWLRSLSRHGFGGVLADEMGLGKTLQSLAYILASRLERPDAEPFLVVTPASLIYNWEQEAAKFTPTLNVRIVSGTKEARRKQLEDLSNVDMIITSYPIMRRDVDLYQSHFFQGMLLDEAQSFKNHTSLTYKSVRTIRAETAFALTGTPVENRAEELWSLFSIVMPGLLYDRQSFKGLSQPLIQRKISPFVLRRTKKNVLTELPDKIQTVRYTDLTKEQRELYVGYLREIQQQTKRQLATGTFQQNRMQILSNLTRLRQLCCHPGLFVEDYEGQSGKLEELRTFVREAHENGQRLLIFSQFTSMLDLIADMVKEEGLTYFYLDGETPAQDRVTMATRFNEGENDLFLISLKAGGTGLNLVGADTVVLYDLWWNPAVEQQAADRAHRIGQKKSVQVVKMIAKGTIEEKIQSLQEQKQNLFDTLIQSGEGNLSALTEDDIRDILSI; this is encoded by the coding sequence ATGATTGATTTAACGGCACCAGAAGTATTGGAGCTTAGTGGCTGGACGGTCTATAAGCGTGGTGAATCGTATTACGATGCTGGAGCTGTAACACGTTATAGCCGTTATACCACTTCCGACCAACTGCATACTCGCATTTTCGCTGAAGTGGCCGGTAGTCCAAATCAGTACGAAGTGCAGCTTACCTTTGCCAACCAATCTGGCGCCTACATGCACGGTCAATGTACCTGTCCTGCATTCCAGGAAGGTATGAGCGTATGTAAGCACATGGTTGCTGCACTGCTCGAGACGATTAAGCGGTATACAGATAACCAGACGCCTGGGGCAAGAAGAGCGACACTGAAAGGGAACGAACCCTCTCAGCAGGAGCTTCAGAAAGCTTCGACTTTCGTGGATACATTACTTGAACAGGTAACGGAATCTGAGAACAATTACGTACAAGAAGAAACGGAACCCTTGCATCTTCAATTCGAATTGGAAGGCGTATTCACCCGTTTCTCTAAACCAAGTGACTTAGAACTTAGTATCAAGGCTGGCACCTCAAAGTTATACGTGGTGAAGGACCCCGCTCAGTTCGTGGACGCATGGTATAACGGAGAGCCTTTGTATTTCACTTCTAAATTCACGTATGAACCGGACACACAGCTTATTAACGAAGACGACGCACGAGTGCTTGAGTTTCTTTATCCCATCATTAAGAGTCAGCAATATTTCAGTGAAAGCGATTTGTATTTACGAAGTGCGAAAAAGAATATTCAACTCCCGAACCACTTCCTTTCACAGCTCTTCCCGTTACTTGAAGAGTGTGATTCGGTCGTGTTGAAGGGGCAGATGGAAGATGTTCCGTTGCATATTGAACAGAATCACTTCCCTGAATCATTCCGCCTCGCATCAGATAACAGACACTATTCATTAACCATTGTAGACAATGGATTCTTAAGTGAACAAATTGCCGACACACCTTATTTCGTGAAGAAAAATCAATTGTATAAAGTCAGCAGAGACATCGCCCAATCTGTCATTCCTTTGTATAACCATTTGGCAGAGCAGCCTGAGCGTACGCAAGTCCTTGAACAGGACCATGTCGAACAACTAGCTGGAACGGTGTTTCCTGTTCTAGAAGAACACGAACTCCTTGTTATTGAGGACGACATTACATCCAACTTGAAGCGCTATGAATGCGAACCGAAACTACATCTTCAGGAAGAAGATCACGTGTTAATGGCTAACCTAACCTTCCACTACGGCGAAGAAGTAATCGACCCATTTCGCCCGAGTCAGCGGCAATCCAATCAAGTGATCACCCGTAATATGAAAGTGGAGCGCCAACTGATGGACCTAATCACACAAGCGAATTTCCACTGGAACGGATCGGTACTTTCATTACGCGGCAGCGAAGACCTTGGTCGTTTCTTCTACGTCATTCTTCCTGAGTTAGAGAAACAAGCAGAAATCACGATGTCTGACGGTGTTCAAGACATGTACGGGGAGTTACCAGAAGAGGTGCCATTGGCGCTAGACGTAGACGAGAATTATGGATGGTTTGAAGTTCGTTTCCCGACAGAGGATTTGTCTGATGACCAGATTACATCCCTCTTCCAATCCCTAAAGGAAAGGGCAAGCTACCACCAGCTCGATAACGGGCGGGTTGTAGACTTGAATGAGGACAACTGGGAACACATACGGAAGTTATTCGACCAGCTCGACCTTGACCCTGAGGCATTCGAAGGTGGCGTGATGCATCTTCCGAAATATCGCGCTCTCCAAGTCGACACATCCGCAGGGGTTCAACAAAGTGAAGCGTTTATGAAACTCATTGAAGCCGTGAAGCACCCTGAAACGTTGCAAGAAGAGCCACCTGAGGCGTTACAGGCAACTATGCGGGATTATCAGCTGCGTGGTTTTCAGTGGTTACGGTCCCTTTCTCGCCATGGGTTCGGAGGCGTACTAGCCGATGAGATGGGACTTGGGAAGACGTTGCAAAGCTTAGCCTACATCTTGGCTAGCCGCTTGGAGCGTCCAGACGCTGAGCCGTTTCTTGTCGTGACTCCTGCCTCTCTCATCTACAACTGGGAACAGGAGGCAGCTAAATTCACCCCGACACTTAACGTACGCATCGTATCCGGAACGAAGGAAGCGCGGCGAAAACAGCTCGAAGACCTCTCAAATGTAGATATGATTATTACGTCTTATCCAATTATGAGAAGGGATGTGGACTTATATCAGTCTCATTTCTTTCAAGGCATGCTATTGGATGAGGCACAGTCGTTCAAGAACCATACATCGCTTACGTACAAGTCAGTCCGTACCATTCGAGCCGAGACTGCATTTGCCTTAACAGGTACACCGGTTGAGAACCGCGCCGAAGAGCTTTGGTCCTTATTCTCGATTGTCATGCCAGGTCTCTTGTATGACCGACAATCGTTCAAGGGACTTTCCCAACCGCTCATCCAGCGTAAAATTTCACCATTCGTGCTACGCCGGACGAAGAAGAACGTCCTAACCGAACTTCCGGACAAAATCCAAACCGTTCGGTATACCGATTTAACGAAAGAGCAACGCGAGCTGTACGTCGGATACCTTAGAGAGATTCAACAGCAGACGAAACGCCAGCTTGCAACAGGAACGTTCCAGCAAAATAGGATGCAGATTCTAAGTAACCTGACCCGACTAAGACAGCTGTGCTGTCACCCTGGACTATTCGTCGAAGATTACGAAGGGCAATCTGGGAAGCTTGAAGAACTGCGTACCTTTGTACGAGAAGCCCATGAGAATGGCCAGCGACTGCTGATCTTCTCCCAATTCACATCCATGCTCGACTTGATTGCAGACATGGTGAAAGAAGAAGGTCTCACCTACTTTTATCTTGACGGAGAAACGCCTGCACAAGACCGCGTTACGATGGCAACCCGATTCAACGAAGGGGAAAATGATTTATTCCTTATTTCCTTGAAAGCAGGCGGAACCGGTCTCAACCTTGTCGGAGCAGATACCGTCGTGCTGTACGATCTGTGGTGGAACCCTGCTGTTGAACAACAAGCAGCCGACCGTGCCCACCGCATCGGACAGAAGAAATCCGTTCAAGTCGTCAAAATGATTGCGAAAGGTACGATTGAAGAGAAAATTCAATCGCTTCAAGAGCAAAAGCAGAACTTATTCGACACACTGATTCAGTCCGGAGAAGGCAACTTATCCGCTCTAACAGAAGACGATATTCGCGATATCTTAAGCATTTAA
- a CDS encoding bile acid:sodium symporter family protein has translation MKQLERISQFVGSTFAIWVLLFAVLSFFIPEGFTWIAPYIVTLLGIIMFGMGLSLSKDDFKEVGKRPKDVAVGVGAQFLIMPLLAFGLVTLLPVSNEVAAGVILVGCCPGGTSSNVMTYLSKGDTALSVSITAVSTLLAPILTPALVLLFASQWMPVSAGALFMSILKIVIVPIGLGLLVKAILGSKVDAGVKALPLVSVVGIVAIVAAVVSVNQPKIAETGALIFAIVVLHNLLGYAIGYTFGKLFGMNPSKQRALSIEVGMQNSGLGATLASVHLSPLAAVPSAIFSVWHNISGPILATIFRKQKERTERKTQSSASA, from the coding sequence TTGAAACAACTCGAACGCATCAGTCAATTTGTAGGGAGTACATTCGCGATTTGGGTCTTACTCTTTGCGGTCTTATCATTCTTCATTCCAGAAGGATTTACGTGGATTGCCCCTTACATCGTCACCTTACTTGGTATCATCATGTTCGGAATGGGATTATCGTTGTCGAAGGACGATTTCAAAGAAGTCGGCAAACGCCCGAAAGATGTCGCGGTTGGAGTCGGAGCACAGTTTCTTATCATGCCGCTACTCGCATTCGGATTGGTTACGTTACTACCCGTATCCAATGAAGTCGCTGCAGGCGTCATCCTAGTCGGCTGTTGCCCAGGAGGAACCTCTTCAAATGTGATGACCTATTTATCGAAGGGTGATACAGCTCTTTCTGTATCCATCACTGCTGTATCGACGTTATTAGCCCCCATCCTTACGCCGGCACTCGTCCTGCTGTTTGCAAGTCAATGGATGCCCGTCTCTGCTGGGGCGCTCTTCATGTCTATCTTGAAGATTGTCATTGTACCAATTGGCCTTGGACTGCTAGTTAAGGCAATACTCGGCTCTAAAGTAGACGCAGGTGTGAAAGCCCTCCCGCTAGTTAGCGTCGTTGGAATTGTTGCAATCGTCGCAGCTGTCGTCAGCGTCAACCAACCGAAGATTGCCGAGACAGGCGCCTTGATCTTCGCCATTGTGGTGCTACATAACTTACTCGGCTACGCCATTGGTTATACTTTCGGGAAGTTATTTGGAATGAACCCATCAAAACAACGCGCCCTCTCCATTGAAGTCGGCATGCAGAACTCCGGACTCGGTGCCACGCTCGCAAGCGTACACTTAAGCCCTCTAGCCGCTGTCCCAAGTGCCATCTTTAGTGTATGGCACAACATTTCAGGACCAATCCTTGCCACGATATTCAGGAAACAGAAGGAACGGACGGAACGAAAGACGCAATCATCTGCTTCCGCCTAA
- a CDS encoding DICT sensory domain-containing protein, with protein sequence MSLNNLSLFKECFGDVVGEVQELSNAPLTQMNSRSLKYETKVPQLEYMCLMMENMVITKKLKGNVYAGFQKFSRAENVIDRFRAMTEYSNVYIFGEDDAPTDPTDGINYISLPPQSELMREWFLVIDSPVFKSMMVAYDMEGFGIQEIEEDRKFKGVKTSNPQTIQKANDLLAPHVNATPIG encoded by the coding sequence TTGTCGTTAAACAACCTATCCCTATTTAAAGAATGCTTCGGTGACGTCGTCGGCGAGGTACAAGAATTAAGCAACGCCCCACTTACCCAGATGAATTCACGCTCCCTCAAGTACGAAACGAAAGTACCACAGCTCGAGTACATGTGTCTTATGATGGAGAACATGGTGATTACAAAGAAACTGAAAGGCAATGTGTATGCTGGTTTCCAGAAATTCTCTCGTGCTGAGAATGTCATTGACCGCTTCCGTGCGATGACAGAATACTCCAATGTGTATATCTTCGGAGAAGACGATGCCCCTACCGATCCAACAGATGGGATCAACTACATCTCTCTTCCACCCCAAAGTGAACTGATGCGTGAATGGTTCCTCGTTATTGATAGCCCAGTATTTAAATCCATGATGGTCGCTTATGACATGGAAGGTTTCGGTATTCAAGAGATTGAAGAGGACCGTAAATTTAAAGGCGTCAAAACGTCCAATCCACAAACCATCCAAAAGGCAAACGACCTTTTAGCCCCTCACGTTAACGCAACCCCGATTGGCTAA
- a CDS encoding ECF transporter S component, with translation MSLLQKRITVGILAALSIILFYWKIPLPFFPSVLTLDLSDLPSLVGAIILGPVAGILIQLLKNIVDFLTHGSYVGLPINQIANFLSGSIMVGMVGVFYHYKQRLNWQSILVSISVFLAAMYALNYYFILPSIMNLLGLNLEQYIVTFSSVNPYATTFSKAVLLVIVPFNLIKVLIVYGVGLPFAMRLQRVTKLNEKRSFAA, from the coding sequence ATGAGTCTATTACAAAAACGGATTACAGTTGGGATTCTGGCTGCCCTCAGCATCATTCTATTCTATTGGAAAATTCCTCTTCCTTTCTTCCCAAGTGTTCTTACGCTGGATTTGAGTGATCTTCCTTCTCTAGTTGGAGCGATTATTCTCGGGCCCGTTGCAGGGATTCTCATTCAGCTTCTTAAGAACATCGTCGATTTCCTCACTCACGGGAGTTACGTTGGCTTACCAATTAACCAGATTGCAAATTTCTTATCAGGGTCCATCATGGTCGGCATGGTAGGAGTCTTCTACCATTATAAACAACGCCTGAACTGGCAGAGCATTCTTGTCTCCATTAGCGTATTCCTAGCTGCGATGTACGCATTGAATTATTACTTTATCCTTCCTTCCATCATGAATTTGTTAGGCCTAAATCTAGAGCAATATATCGTAACTTTCTCCTCCGTGAATCCGTACGCGACTACGTTCAGCAAAGCTGTCCTCTTGGTCATCGTACCGTTTAACTTAATTAAAGTCTTAATCGTCTACGGCGTTGGCTTGCCGTTCGCTATGCGACTACAACGTGTAACTAAACTGAACGAAAAAAGGAGCTTTGCTGCATGA
- a CDS encoding methyl-accepting chemotaxis protein — protein MKHIFSTLTTVTKAQWTQITAGTIMALLIALFSYFVPNLAVVLPVTGLLILSLLIAIMAYQTPSTSDDATDDVATVTEDYVRASLEEMRHVEAHAGHLQSMSGAVNGAADEINTVMMDMVNEITSQKTYIADFSEQMDRIDAMIQNLNAMIEVTNDTTENITSLSNNGKKQIDDFGDVFQGIISLTEQFASYNQELFDKMKAVTESLGSIEYISNQTNLLALNASIEAARAGEHGKGFGVVAQEIRKLSNQVKESADSINDIVNNVHESIRQQEESYQRDIGILEVGREKGDAVVQIFDDVITNIHSLHEQSQQMEQSSQEVERENQKVVAQMSELNDLTGELYSKTEGTSGLAMEQQSSMMELDMTATTMTEHIKKVQENLKEHLNGEDAGWVRPAEMSKRDHLKAVN, from the coding sequence ATGAAACACATCTTCTCTACATTGACTACAGTAACGAAAGCACAATGGACACAAATTACAGCAGGTACAATTATGGCCCTACTCATTGCCTTATTCTCGTACTTCGTCCCAAATTTAGCGGTTGTCCTTCCTGTCACCGGGCTCCTTATACTCTCACTTCTCATCGCAATTATGGCATACCAGACGCCTTCTACAAGTGATGATGCCACAGATGACGTTGCGACTGTAACAGAGGACTACGTCAGAGCTTCCCTTGAAGAGATGCGCCATGTTGAAGCACATGCTGGACATCTTCAGTCCATGAGTGGTGCAGTGAATGGTGCTGCTGATGAGATTAATACAGTCATGATGGATATGGTAAATGAAATCACGAGCCAGAAGACGTATATCGCTGATTTCTCCGAGCAAATGGATCGGATTGACGCGATGATTCAGAACTTGAACGCCATGATTGAAGTAACAAACGACACGACTGAAAACATCACCTCCCTATCCAATAACGGGAAGAAGCAAATTGACGATTTCGGGGATGTGTTCCAAGGGATTATTTCTCTTACGGAGCAATTTGCAAGCTACAATCAAGAACTGTTCGATAAGATGAAAGCCGTTACGGAATCACTAGGTTCAATTGAATACATATCAAATCAAACGAACCTTCTTGCCTTGAATGCTTCCATTGAAGCTGCTAGAGCTGGTGAACACGGGAAAGGGTTCGGTGTCGTGGCACAGGAAATTCGCAAATTATCTAACCAAGTGAAAGAAAGCGCCGATTCCATTAACGACATCGTTAACAACGTACACGAAAGCATCCGTCAGCAGGAGGAGTCCTATCAACGAGACATTGGGATCTTAGAAGTGGGACGTGAGAAGGGCGATGCTGTCGTTCAAATCTTCGACGACGTCATTACGAATATCCACAGCCTGCACGAGCAGTCACAGCAAATGGAACAAAGCTCTCAAGAAGTCGAACGAGAGAACCAAAAAGTTGTCGCCCAAATGAGTGAATTGAACGACCTCACAGGGGAACTGTACAGTAAAACAGAAGGTACATCCGGACTTGCGATGGAGCAACAGTCTAGCATGATGGAATTAGACATGACGGCCACCACCATGACCGAGCACATCAAGAAGGTCCAAGAAAATCTGAAAGAACATTTAAATGGCGAAGATGCAGGGTGGGTTCGCCCTGCTGAAATGAGTAAGCGGGATCATTTGAAGGCTGTGAATTAA
- the msrB gene encoding peptide-methionine (R)-S-oxide reductase MsrB produces the protein MKKRWILSISAAVLIAAFGGPMLYKYMFERSTGSTAVNAADYEAVATFAGGCFWCMEPPFEKLDGVGDVISGYTGGEMENPSYNDVSSGSTEHVEAVQVHYDPDVISYETLLQIFWRQIDPTDDEGQFVDRGYQYTTGIFYHNEEQKQLAEQSKQDLIDSNRFESEIVTPIVEASTFYKAEDYHQNYYDKNPVRYNVYRSNSGRDQFLENAWGEDLKYDVPKQTGSGTSYTDEELKEMLTDMQYNVTQEDATEPAFDNEYWDNKDEGIYVDIVSGEPLFSSTDKYKSGTGWPSFTKPLVEENIVLKDDPGIFGMRTEVRSKNADSHLGHVFEDGPEPTGLRYCMNSAAMDFIPKEEMEEEGYGEYLYLFEDEEK, from the coding sequence ATGAAGAAACGATGGATCCTGTCGATCAGTGCAGCCGTCCTAATCGCTGCATTCGGTGGGCCAATGCTATACAAATATATGTTCGAACGCTCCACAGGAAGCACGGCTGTGAACGCTGCTGACTACGAAGCCGTTGCGACCTTTGCAGGAGGGTGCTTCTGGTGCATGGAGCCCCCATTTGAGAAATTAGATGGAGTAGGGGATGTAATCTCTGGCTATACAGGCGGAGAGATGGAGAACCCTTCTTACAACGACGTTTCATCCGGATCAACCGAGCACGTTGAAGCGGTGCAAGTCCACTATGACCCAGACGTCATCAGCTATGAAACACTGCTCCAAATCTTCTGGCGCCAAATTGATCCAACCGATGATGAAGGGCAATTTGTGGACCGCGGCTACCAATATACAACTGGAATCTTCTATCACAATGAAGAACAGAAGCAGCTAGCCGAACAATCGAAGCAAGACTTAATTGATTCGAACCGCTTCGAATCAGAAATTGTAACACCAATCGTCGAAGCCTCTACCTTCTATAAAGCAGAAGATTATCACCAGAACTATTACGACAAAAATCCGGTACGCTACAACGTATACCGCAGCAACTCTGGACGTGACCAGTTCCTTGAGAACGCATGGGGAGAGGACCTAAAGTATGACGTTCCTAAACAGACAGGGTCCGGAACTAGTTATACGGATGAAGAACTGAAAGAAATGCTGACCGACATGCAATACAACGTAACCCAAGAAGACGCAACAGAACCAGCGTTCGACAACGAATACTGGGACAACAAAGACGAAGGGATCTACGTTGACATCGTCTCAGGAGAGCCACTCTTTAGCTCAACAGACAAATATAAATCAGGTACCGGCTGGCCTAGCTTCACGAAACCACTTGTCGAAGAGAACATTGTCCTGAAAGATGACCCAGGCATCTTCGGCATGAGAACCGAAGTACGCAGCAAAAACGCGGACTCCCACTTAGGTCACGTGTTCGAAGACGGCCCAGAACCAACCGGCCTTCGTTATTGCATGAACTCAGCGGCTATGGACTTTATTCCGAAAGAGGAAATGGAAGAAGAAGGGTATGGGGAATATCTGTACTTGTTTGAAGATGAAGAGAAGTAA
- a CDS encoding sensor histidine kinase, with amino-acid sequence MKLRTILILSNLLSISIIIGFLIISYVRMFLSTDVIILLSSITVGAGLLSVLLHLAVTHPLLKGVRQLSETSKVVAEGQFDVKVEETGPKEFKELAQHFNHMSTNLDDLFHKVKASEKFKRDLIANMSHDLKTPVASIKSYVEAMQDDIITDEETKKAYLHTIHTETDRLSALIQELLDLSRLEQEQSKGEYELVHIDQLLLETLQQFELLLREKELDAQVELPNVLEPIEVMPNQMKRVLSNLLDNAVRYTSQQGEITISVQQDDATTTFTVLDDGPGIREEHQEAIFERFYRVEPSRNKSYGGSGLGLAICKEIVEQHGGTLNVESEAGAGSRFTFTLHNQQRGEGS; translated from the coding sequence ATGAAGCTACGTACGATTCTAATCCTATCTAATTTGCTGTCCATTTCGATTATTATTGGATTCTTGATTATAAGCTACGTTCGCATGTTTCTCTCAACTGACGTGATTATCTTGCTCTCAAGTATTACAGTTGGAGCGGGGTTGTTGTCTGTCTTGCTGCACCTTGCCGTCACGCACCCATTGTTGAAAGGGGTGCGACAGCTATCGGAAACATCCAAAGTTGTCGCAGAAGGACAATTCGATGTCAAAGTAGAAGAGACAGGGCCGAAAGAGTTTAAAGAACTTGCACAACATTTCAACCATATGTCTACGAACTTGGATGACCTGTTCCATAAAGTGAAAGCATCTGAGAAGTTCAAGCGAGACCTCATTGCGAACATGTCACACGACTTAAAGACACCTGTCGCGTCGATTAAATCCTACGTCGAGGCTATGCAGGATGACATCATTACGGATGAGGAGACGAAGAAAGCCTACTTGCACACCATCCATACAGAAACAGACCGACTGTCCGCGCTCATCCAAGAGCTGCTCGACTTGTCCCGTCTTGAACAGGAACAGAGTAAAGGAGAGTATGAACTTGTTCATATCGATCAACTGTTACTGGAGACACTCCAACAGTTTGAGCTGTTGCTCCGTGAGAAAGAGCTCGATGCACAGGTAGAGCTCCCTAATGTTCTGGAACCCATTGAAGTGATGCCGAATCAGATGAAGCGTGTGTTGAGTAACTTGCTCGACAACGCAGTTCGCTATACGTCACAACAGGGTGAAATCACCATATCTGTTCAACAAGATGATGCCACGACAACGTTCACGGTTCTAGACGATGGACCGGGTATTCGTGAGGAACATCAAGAGGCCATATTTGAACGATTCTACCGCGTGGAACCATCCCGCAACAAGAGCTATGGAGGCTCTGGACTAGGTCTTGCCATCTGTAAGGAAATCGTCGAGCAGCATGGTGGAACGCTAAATGTTGAAAGCGAAGCTGGTGCAGGTTCGCGCTTTACGTTTACCCTACACAATCAACAGAGAGGTGAAGGTTCATGA